In Thermotomaculum hydrothermale, a single genomic region encodes these proteins:
- the aroA gene encoding 3-phosphoshikimate 1-carboxyvinyltransferase, with translation MIKVLPSEISGTIKINPSKSITQRAYAIASLCNEKSVILNPSNSDDSLSSLNIVKGMGSIVERYENSVEIIGLKREVKEKFNCNEAGLCIRMFTPILSLFEKEIEITGKNSLLKRPVGMMVKPLERLGVILETNNGYPPIKIKGKLKGGYTEVDGSITSQFLTGLLIALTQVEENSEIKVKNLTSKPYIDLTLDLLEKTGVTIENRNYETFFIKPKKLKPLNIKVEGDFSSACFMLVSGAIGGKVRVENLNPDSKQADREILNILLQSGCKIKIGENFIETEQSTIRNFEIDVTNCPDIVPSIIPLGAKGEKPSKIYGISRLRFKESNRVEGLIEEFSKIGVKIEADENSMTVYPSNIIGGKADSRNDHRLAMALAVCGLVSKNGVEIENYKCVSKSYPNFFEDLRKLKGKVIIEGGK, from the coding sequence ATGATAAAGGTTTTGCCTTCTGAAATTTCTGGAACGATAAAAATTAACCCTTCAAAATCTATTACACAGAGGGCATACGCTATTGCATCACTTTGCAATGAAAAAAGCGTAATCTTAAATCCGTCAAATAGCGACGACAGCCTTTCGTCTTTAAATATTGTAAAAGGAATGGGGAGTATTGTTGAAAGATACGAGAATTCAGTTGAAATTATAGGGCTAAAAAGAGAGGTAAAGGAAAAGTTCAACTGCAATGAGGCAGGGCTTTGTATAAGAATGTTTACCCCCATTCTTTCCCTTTTTGAAAAAGAGATTGAGATTACAGGTAAAAACAGCCTTTTAAAAAGGCCTGTTGGAATGATGGTAAAGCCTCTTGAAAGATTGGGAGTAATTCTTGAAACCAACAACGGTTACCCCCCGATTAAAATAAAAGGGAAACTTAAAGGCGGATATACAGAGGTTGACGGAAGCATTACTTCCCAGTTTCTAACAGGGCTTTTAATAGCCTTAACCCAGGTGGAAGAAAATTCTGAAATTAAGGTTAAAAACTTAACAAGCAAACCATACATTGACCTTACACTTGATTTGCTTGAAAAAACAGGTGTAACAATTGAAAACAGGAATTATGAAACATTCTTCATAAAACCAAAGAAACTAAAGCCATTGAATATTAAAGTTGAGGGAGACTTCTCATCAGCCTGCTTTATGCTTGTATCAGGGGCAATTGGGGGAAAGGTTAGAGTTGAAAACCTGAATCCAGATTCCAAACAGGCAGACAGGGAAATACTGAATATTTTACTGCAATCAGGTTGTAAAATTAAAATTGGAGAGAATTTTATAGAGACAGAACAATCCACAATTAGAAACTTTGAAATAGATGTAACAAATTGCCCTGACATTGTGCCTTCAATTATTCCCCTTGGGGCAAAGGGGGAAAAACCTTCAAAGATTTACGGAATTTCAAGGCTAAGGTTTAAAGAAAGCAACAGAGTTGAAGGGCTGATTGAAGAATTTTCAAAGATTGGAGTAAAAATTGAGGCTGACGAAAACTCAATGACAGTTTACCCATCAAACATTATTGGGGGAAAAGCAGATTCAAGAAATGACCACAGGCTTGCAATGGCTCTTGCAGTATGCGGTCTTGTGTCAAAAAATGGAGTTGAAATTGAAAACTACAAATGCGTTTCAAAGTCTTATCCTAATTTCTTTGAGGATTTAAGAAAACTTAAAGGAAAAGTAATTATAGAGGGGGGAAAATGA
- the pheA gene encoding prephenate dehydratase has product MNLEKVRKEIDTIDFEIIKLLNRRMELALTSKKFKKKVFDPEREKQVLANVINYAHGVISPEFTKKLFSTVLEESKSLQSKDYKLIAFQGEHGAYGEIAAGNFNGKGIAIPINTFADVFNGVEKGYYDFGVVPVENSLGGSILDVNDLLVKHNVFVIKEIPVKIQHSLLVLPDTNYRDIRVVYSHPQALSQCKDFLERHNFEARPYYDTAGAAKMLFEEKPDATAVIANKLCAKLYHLEVLMENIEDHSENITRFFALSNKPQTKGDKTSIIFSVKHKAGSLFNILKIFAENKINLTRIESMPVSGTPNTYMFFIDFEGSSDDNHIKKTLNLVKENTDFYKWLGSYNKGEIVCE; this is encoded by the coding sequence ATGAACCTTGAAAAAGTGAGAAAAGAGATTGACACAATTGATTTTGAGATTATTAAACTATTAAACAGGAGAATGGAATTAGCCTTAACCTCAAAAAAGTTTAAAAAAAAGGTATTTGACCCTGAAAGGGAAAAGCAGGTTCTCGCAAATGTTATCAATTACGCACACGGCGTTATCTCACCAGAATTTACCAAAAAACTTTTTTCCACCGTTTTGGAAGAGAGTAAATCCCTTCAAAGCAAGGATTACAAATTAATTGCTTTTCAGGGAGAGCACGGGGCGTATGGAGAGATTGCAGCGGGAAACTTCAATGGAAAAGGGATAGCCATTCCCATTAACACATTTGCAGATGTCTTCAATGGAGTTGAAAAGGGGTACTACGACTTTGGAGTTGTGCCTGTTGAAAATTCTTTAGGCGGTTCAATTCTTGATGTAAATGACCTTCTCGTCAAACACAATGTCTTTGTAATAAAGGAAATTCCAGTCAAAATCCAGCACAGCCTTTTAGTTCTTCCAGACACAAATTACAGGGATATTAGAGTTGTTTACTCTCACCCTCAAGCACTCTCTCAATGCAAAGACTTCCTTGAAAGACACAACTTTGAAGCAAGGCCATACTATGACACTGCAGGGGCTGCAAAAATGCTATTTGAAGAAAAACCAGACGCAACTGCGGTTATAGCAAATAAATTATGTGCAAAATTGTATCACCTTGAAGTGCTAATGGAAAATATTGAAGACCACTCTGAAAACATTACAAGGTTTTTTGCACTTTCAAACAAGCCTCAAACAAAGGGAGACAAAACATCAATTATTTTCTCTGTGAAGCACAAGGCTGGAAGTTTGTTCAATATACTTAAAATCTTTGCAGAAAACAAAATAAACCTTACAAGGATAGAATCAATGCCTGTAAGCGGTACACCTAACACCTATATGTTTTTCATTGATTTTGAGGGAAGTAGCGATGATAACCACATTAAAAAAACCCTAAATTTAGTAAAAGAAAATACAGACTTTTACAAATGGCTTGGAAGCTACAATAAGGGGGAAATAGTATGCGAATAG
- a CDS encoding prephenate dehydrogenase/arogenate dehydrogenase family protein, with amino-acid sequence MRIAITGMGKMGRFLAEILKKHNLFLYDINPEKLKNINIENAVISNNLEEITEFNPHIVINAVNLKNTIPVFKELEEFISPKTIIGDIASVKGDIIDYYKSAKNPFFSIHPMFGPTFANLNKVKGECVVIMEESDHLAKEFFTELFEDLGLKIYHFSLEEHDRTMAYSLTLPFVATFIFAGCIDIKTVPGTTFKKHLEIANGLLSEDNFLLSEILFNKHSVKEINKVQSQLEYLKHIINQKDSETAFDYLDSLRKNIEV; translated from the coding sequence ATGCGAATAGCAATAACGGGAATGGGGAAAATGGGGCGTTTTTTAGCAGAAATTTTAAAAAAACACAATCTCTTTCTATACGACATTAATCCAGAAAAGTTGAAAAACATTAACATTGAAAATGCAGTTATTTCAAACAACCTTGAAGAGATTACTGAATTTAACCCTCATATTGTAATAAACGCAGTCAACCTTAAAAATACAATCCCTGTTTTTAAAGAGTTAGAGGAATTTATATCCCCTAAAACAATAATTGGGGATATTGCCTCTGTTAAAGGAGACATAATTGATTATTACAAAAGCGCAAAAAATCCATTTTTCTCAATTCACCCTATGTTTGGCCCAACCTTTGCAAACTTGAACAAGGTAAAGGGGGAATGCGTTGTAATTATGGAAGAATCAGACCACTTAGCAAAAGAGTTTTTTACAGAACTTTTTGAAGACTTAGGCTTAAAGATTTACCACTTCTCACTTGAAGAGCACGACAGAACAATGGCTTACTCTCTCACCCTTCCCTTTGTTGCAACCTTTATTTTTGCAGGCTGCATTGACATAAAAACAGTGCCAGGCACAACATTTAAAAAACACCTTGAAATAGCAAATGGGCTTTTAAGCGAAGACAACTTCCTTTTAAGCGAAATACTCTTTAACAAACACTCGGTTAAGGAGATTAATAAAGTGCAGTCTCAATTAGAGTATTTGAAACACATTATAAATCAAAAAGACAGCGAAACAGCCTTTGATTACCTTGACAGTTTAAGAAAAAATATAGAGGTATAA
- the hisC gene encoding histidinol-phosphate transaminase, translating to MVEFANKINLIPEYVPGKSIENISGKWGIKPEKIVKLASNENPLGPPEEVVNFLEKEVKNVNIYPDRIGISLLKKLSEYYSISVENLFIGNGSSEIVDMLCRIMLNPGDSGLTYEKEFALYKTCIKASDGELIEIPLEENFKRNVEAIPKNVNENTKVIFIANPNNPTGDFIEKDNLVETIEKIPENVLTVVDEAYIEYIGEENSLLNYFKESGRENLVILRTFSKIYGLAGLRVGYCFADKNIINALRKIKLPVNVPYLSQKGCEIALDCENFKEKSRRLVEEEKLRIFEIFKQNNIEYIEAKGNFYLVKDNNASKTVEKLESKGVVVRSLKPYSIDNYFRVTVGTERQNNIFLEEFLKTRGKN from the coding sequence ATGGTTGAATTTGCAAATAAAATAAATTTAATACCAGAGTATGTGCCGGGAAAATCAATTGAGAATATATCGGGAAAGTGGGGAATCAAGCCTGAAAAAATTGTTAAGTTAGCATCAAACGAAAACCCCCTTGGGCCACCTGAAGAGGTTGTAAATTTTCTTGAAAAGGAAGTAAAAAATGTAAATATTTACCCAGATAGAATTGGGATAAGCCTTTTAAAAAAACTATCAGAGTATTACAGCATTTCTGTTGAAAACCTTTTTATCGGCAACGGCTCAAGCGAAATTGTTGATATGCTTTGCCGCATTATGCTAAATCCGGGGGATTCCGGATTAACCTATGAAAAGGAATTTGCACTATACAAAACCTGCATAAAAGCAAGCGACGGAGAATTAATAGAAATTCCACTTGAAGAAAATTTCAAAAGAAATGTTGAAGCAATACCTAAAAATGTTAACGAAAACACAAAGGTAATTTTTATAGCAAATCCAAATAATCCGACAGGGGATTTTATTGAAAAAGATAACCTTGTTGAAACTATTGAGAAAATCCCTGAAAATGTTTTAACGGTTGTTGACGAGGCTTACATTGAATACATTGGGGAAGAAAACTCGCTTCTCAATTACTTTAAAGAAAGTGGAAGGGAAAACCTTGTAATTTTAAGAACCTTTTCAAAGATTTACGGGCTTGCAGGATTGAGGGTCGGTTACTGCTTTGCAGATAAAAATATAATTAATGCTTTAAGGAAGATTAAGCTTCCGGTTAATGTTCCTTACCTTTCTCAAAAGGGGTGTGAGATAGCATTAGATTGCGAAAACTTTAAAGAAAAATCAAGAAGACTTGTTGAAGAGGAAAAGTTAAGAATTTTCGAAATTTTTAAACAAAACAATATAGAGTATATTGAGGCAAAGGGAAACTTTTACCTTGTAAAAGACAATAATGCAAGCAAAACAGTTGAAAAACTTGAATCAAAAGGTGTGGTGGTAAGAAGTCTGAAACCTTACAGCATTGACAATTATTTCAGAGTAACTGTGGGAACAGAAAGACAAAACAATATTTTTCTTGAAGAGTTTTTAAAAACAAGGGGAAAAAATTAG
- a CDS encoding PilZ domain-containing protein yields the protein MEEKRKHKRVYFSLDEDYFVEIQGKSVLKPRLLSLSEGGLSFFLPLKKGDDFKKDDLIFLSSIKTKDKIIINSLVSLSVRYVRKDEEVNKAIVGCQFLDLPEEDRETIKKLVEEKIKEFPF from the coding sequence ATGGAAGAGAAAAGAAAGCATAAGCGAGTCTATTTTTCTTTAGATGAAGATTACTTTGTTGAAATTCAGGGAAAATCTGTTTTAAAGCCAAGGCTTCTTTCTTTAAGTGAGGGGGGATTAAGTTTTTTTCTTCCACTTAAAAAAGGGGATGACTTTAAAAAGGATGATTTAATTTTTCTTTCTTCCATAAAAACCAAAGATAAGATTATAATAAATTCTCTTGTTTCCCTTTCTGTAAGGTATGTTAGAAAAGATGAAGAGGTTAATAAAGCTATAGTAGGTTGTCAGTTTTTAGACCTACCAGAAGAAGATAGAGAAACCATTAAAAAATTGGTTGAAGAAAAAATTAAGGAATTTCCATTCTAA
- a CDS encoding MBL fold metallo-hydrolase, with amino-acid sequence MIEIETYVVNAFFVNNHVLIDRENKELALIDAPGISSELENYLKEGFKVKWIALTHGHIDHIAGLRDIVDLTGAPWYINEKDLKYVEHAPRDMFASVLKVKEPPENPLFYKEGDFLEIGDAKLQVFDTPGHTPGGISLYSEKYSVVFTGDTLFKLSIGRTDLPGGDFETLKNSILTKLYTLPDNTIVFSGHGETTTIGFEKENNPFVRIK; translated from the coding sequence ATGATTGAAATTGAAACCTATGTTGTCAACGCTTTTTTTGTTAACAATCATGTTTTAATAGATAGGGAAAATAAGGAATTAGCTTTAATTGACGCACCTGGAATTTCTTCTGAACTTGAGAATTACTTAAAAGAGGGGTTTAAAGTAAAGTGGATTGCTTTGACTCACGGCCACATAGACCATATTGCCGGATTAAGAGATATTGTTGATTTAACAGGGGCTCCTTGGTATATAAATGAAAAAGATTTAAAGTATGTTGAACATGCACCAAGGGATATGTTTGCCTCAGTGTTAAAGGTCAAAGAACCGCCTGAAAATCCTCTTTTCTATAAAGAGGGAGATTTTCTTGAAATTGGAGATGCAAAATTACAGGTTTTTGATACACCTGGCCACACTCCCGGCGGGATTTCCCTTTATTCAGAGAAGTATTCTGTTGTTTTTACAGGTGACACCCTTTTTAAGCTTTCAATAGGAAGGACAGATTTACCCGGGGGAGATTTTGAGACTTTGAAAAACTCTATTTTAACCAAGCTCTATACTCTTCCTGACAACACAATTGTTTTTTCAGGGCATGGGGAGACAACAACAATAGGCTTTGAAAAGGAGAATAACCCTTTTGTAAGGATAAAATAA